The nucleotide sequence GAACGCCAGCTCGCGCCCGAGGGCGTCGACGACGGTCTCGGGCCGGCGGAAGCCGTGGCCCTCGCCCTCGTAGACGGCGAGCTCGACGTCGTGGCCCGCGGCGCGCATCGCGGTCGCCATGTCCTGCGCCTGGGCGAGCGGGACGACCTTGTCGTCGGTGCCCTGGAGGAGCAGGAGCTCGCCGTGCAGCCGGTCGACGTGGTGGATGGGCGAGCGGTCGCGGTAGACCTCCTCGCCCTCCGGCCACGGGGCGACGAGGCGGTCGCAGTACCGGGACTCGAACTTGTGGGTGTCGCGGGCCAGAGCAGCGAGGTCGGCGACGCCGAAGAGGCTGGTGCCCGCCGCGAAGACGTCGCTCGTCGTCATCGCCCGCAGGACGACGTAGCCCCCGGCGCTGCCGCCGCGCACGGCGATCCGGGTCGCGTCCGCGCGGCCGGCATCGGCGACGGAGCGGGCGCCCGTCACGCAGTCGTCGATGTCGAGCACGCCCCACCGGCCGCGCAGGCGGTTGCGGTAGGCGCGGCCGTACCCGGTGCTGCCCGAGTAGTTGACGGTGAGGACCGCGAAGCCGCGGGTCGTCCAGAACTGCGTCGAGGACAGGTACGACGTCTCGGCGCGGCTCGTCGGCCCGCCGTGCGCCAGGACGAGGAGCGGCGGCTGCTCACCCTCCGGGCCGGTGACGCCGTCGAGGCAGGGCGGGTTGAGGAACCCGTGGACGACGTCGCCGTCGGAGTTGGTCCACGACCACGGCTCGGGCCGCGAGACGGACGCCGGGTCGGGGTCGGACGGGGCGGAGGAGGCGAGGACACGGAACGGGCCGCTCGCCGGGCCGCGGACGACCTGGGGGAGGCCGTCGGTGCGCCCGCGCTTGAACGCCACCTCGTCCCCGGCGGCCGTCAGGTGGTCGTGGAACGAGCCGGCGCCGGCGCTCGGGACGACGTCCCCGGTCGAGGCCTCGAGCACGCCGAGGCCCTGACCCGACTCCTCGAACCAGCGGACGAGGACGCGGTCGGCGTCCAGGACGGCGAGGTCGACCATCCCGAGCGACCACTGCGGCTGGGCGTGGTCGGCCTCGGTGGCGTGCACCGGGTGCGGGCCGTCGCCGGCGTCGCGGTGCACCAGCCACCACCCGGACTCGTCGGAGACGAACCACAGCGCGCCGTCGGGGCCGAAGGTCGGCTGCGAGACCGAGACCTCGTCGCCGCCGGCCACGACGTGGGGCTCGGCGGCCCCCTCGGGCGTCAGCCGGGCGCGCAGGAGGCGGGTGGAGTCCCACGGCATGTCGGGGTGGTCCCAGACGACCCATGCGAGGCTCGTGCCGTCGGGGGAGACCGCCGGGCGCGAGACGAAGTCGGTGCCGGTGTGCAGGACGAGGCCGCCGTCGGTGTTGTCGCCGTGCAGGTCGAGCCGGACGAGCTCGTTGGCGGGCTCGCCACCGCGGGTGTGGTCCTCGCGGACGGCGAGGACGTGCTCGCCGGTCAGGACCATCCCGGCGTACCGGCGGGCCGCCTCGGGGGTGATGGCGACGGGCTCGCTGCTGCCGGGGTCGAGGCGGTACAGGCGGTCGTCGCCGAGGTGGGAGAAGACGACGGTGCCGTCGGCCACGGCGTAGGCGCCGCCGCCGTACTCGTGGACGCGGGTGCGGACGTTCCACGGCGCCGGGAGGAGCTCGGTCGTCGTCTCGCCGTCGTGGCGGACGAGGGTCTGCCGGCCGCCCTCGCGCGGGCGGGACTCGAGCCACCAGGTGTGCGCGCCGTCGGTGCGCACCTCGTCGAGCGCCACCTGGCCGCCGGTCAGGTCCTCGGGGGAGATGGGCGAGGGCCAGGTGCCGTGGGGGAGGGTGCGCATCGGTCGAGCCTAGGTGCCCCGGGGCTCAGGCGGGCAGGAGTGTGAGGAGGTGGTCCTCGAGGGCGGACCTGTGGGGCGGGTCGGTGCCCCAGCCGAGGAGCGGCGGCGCCGTGGCGTGGTGGCGGCGGCCCGCCGGCGTCGTGGTGCGCAGGGTGTGCGGGGAGCCCCGCACGAGGTCGACCCGCCAGCCGGGGGCCTCCTTGACGTGGTTGCACCGGGCGCACCGCCCGCCGGCGTTCGCGAGGCTCGTGGGGCCGCCGAGCCGGGCGGGCTCGGTGTGGTCGGCGTGGACGACGGGGGAGTCGCACCACGGGGTGGTGCAGACGTCGTCGCGCAGGACGACCATCCGGCGCAGCAGGCCGGTGAAGGTGCGGCGGCGCGAGTCCATCGCGACGAGGTCGCGTCCGTCCGGGGTGGTGAACAGCCGCCGCAACCAGACCGAGGCCGGCCCGGCGTCGCGGACCCAGGCGCGGGCGACCGGGGCGGGGACCGAGCCGTGGCCGGGGAGGCGCGCCGGCTCGTCGACGGAACGGTCGGCGTCGCCGAGGCCGAGGAGCGCCCGGTCGGTCATCACGAGGTGGACCTCGACCGGCTGCACCTGGCCGGGGAGCAGCCCGGCGAGCAGCCGCAGCGCGGTGTCGGCCGCGACGGCCCCGACGCCTCGCCCCTCGGGCGCCTCGTCCGGGGCCCGGCCGCCGACGACCGCACGCGCGCGGGCCGCGAGGGCGGCGTGGGCGCCGATGACCTCGCGCATCGGGCCGAGGACGGTGAGCCAGGCCATGCCGTCCGGGGCCGGGCGGACCGAGACCCGTCTGGAGCGGACGGCGGCCTCCATCCGGGCGACGACGGAGGCGGCGTCGAGCTCGGCGGCGACCCGGCGGGCGGCCCGCCCGAGCGCGCGCGGCGTGAGGGACGGCATGACGTCGGCGAGCCGTGCGTCGACCAGGCCGCGGTCCCCGAGGGCGAGCGTGGCCGTCTCACGGGTCATCTCGAGCGCGTGCCGCTCGCCGATCGCCCCGGTGGTGAGGTGCGCCATCGTCGCGGGTAGTTCCTCGACGAGCGCGCGGGACAGACCGACGAAGCGGTCGCCGAGCGTCGGCGACTCCCGACGGGCGAGCGCGACCTCGGAGCCCACCGAGCGCAGCGCGTCCTGCGGGGCCGTGGCCTCACGCGACCGGCGGACGGCGTGGACCGCGCGGGCCTGGGCCGCGGTCGCGGCGCCCTTGAGGCGCTCCAGCTCGTCGACCAGGGCGAGCCGGTCGTGGTCGGTCATCGCCCCGATGTCGATGTGCGCGACCGCCTTTCGCACGTCGGCCACCGCCTCGACCGGCCCCCGGTCGAGGGTCGTGGTGCGGACCATCCCCTCCATGACCCAAACCTGGACGCGACCGCCGACAGCCCCTCCGCCGTCGACGCCCGGCCCGCGGGACGGCCTCAGCGCAGGCGCACGGCGACCTCGGCGGCCACCGCCTCGACCAT is from Arthrobacter sp. NEB 688 and encodes:
- a CDS encoding DUF222 domain-containing protein, whose product is MEGMVRTTTLDRGPVEAVADVRKAVAHIDIGAMTDHDRLALVDELERLKGAATAAQARAVHAVRRSREATAPQDALRSVGSEVALARRESPTLGDRFVGLSRALVEELPATMAHLTTGAIGERHALEMTRETATLALGDRGLVDARLADVMPSLTPRALGRAARRVAAELDAASVVARMEAAVRSRRVSVRPAPDGMAWLTVLGPMREVIGAHAALAARARAVVGGRAPDEAPEGRGVGAVAADTALRLLAGLLPGQVQPVEVHLVMTDRALLGLGDADRSVDEPARLPGHGSVPAPVARAWVRDAGPASVWLRRLFTTPDGRDLVAMDSRRRTFTGLLRRMVVLRDDVCTTPWCDSPVVHADHTEPARLGGPTSLANAGGRCARCNHVKEAPGWRVDLVRGSPHTLRTTTPAGRRHHATAPPLLGWGTDPPHRSALEDHLLTLLPA
- a CDS encoding S9 family peptidase; amino-acid sequence: MRTLPHGTWPSPISPEDLTGGQVALDEVRTDGAHTWWLESRPREGGRQTLVRHDGETTTELLPAPWNVRTRVHEYGGGAYAVADGTVVFSHLGDDRLYRLDPGSSEPVAITPEAARRYAGMVLTGEHVLAVREDHTRGGEPANELVRLDLHGDNTDGGLVLHTGTDFVSRPAVSPDGTSLAWVVWDHPDMPWDSTRLLRARLTPEGAAEPHVVAGGDEVSVSQPTFGPDGALWFVSDESGWWLVHRDAGDGPHPVHATEADHAQPQWSLGMVDLAVLDADRVLVRWFEESGQGLGVLEASTGDVVPSAGAGSFHDHLTAAGDEVAFKRGRTDGLPQVVRGPASGPFRVLASSAPSDPDPASVSRPEPWSWTNSDGDVVHGFLNPPCLDGVTGPEGEQPPLLVLAHGGPTSRAETSYLSSTQFWTTRGFAVLTVNYSGSTGYGRAYRNRLRGRWGVLDIDDCVTGARSVADAGRADATRIAVRGGSAGGYVVLRAMTTSDVFAAGTSLFGVADLAALARDTHKFESRYCDRLVAPWPEGEEVYRDRSPIHHVDRLHGELLLLQGTDDKVVPLAQAQDMATAMRAAGHDVELAVYEGEGHGFRRPETVVDALGRELAFYRRVLRLGS